In Acanthochromis polyacanthus isolate Apoly-LR-REF ecotype Palm Island chromosome 18, KAUST_Apoly_ChrSc, whole genome shotgun sequence, the following proteins share a genomic window:
- the pcsk5a gene encoding proprotein convertase subtilisin/kexin type 5: MRRFLTLWMGTLLQFCHATIYTNDWAVKIGGDLESVDRIAEKYGFTNMGQIGDLKSYYSFRHRETANRSAVCNKGVTVRVAKETKVEWLEQQVIHTRTKRASGVTKHLLTTHPRRQPSHTQTLYFNDPAWNSLWYIHCSDETNGCQSHMNIAGAWRRGYTGKGVVVSVLDDGIEREHPDLKPNYDRLASYDMNGQDPDPSVNSSNNAANYHGTLCAGMVAAAANNSLCTVGVSFHARIGGIRMLDGDVTDIVEAESLSFRPQYIDVYLAGWGPQDDGATLEGPGLLTRLVLRNGIQTGRHGRGSIFVWASGNGGRSGDHCSCDGYSSSIYTISISSSTQHGSQPDYLERCSSTLAAAYSGGETEEMVSNLGPQQSCSRVRSGTSLSSSIAAGVIALTLEANSLLTWRDVQHIIVRTSKAHRLTAPDWHVNGAGFKVSHLYGFGLLDAESMVKEAERWKQVPSQHECVEEAAIQLSRIIHPGSVLTSVYETTGCSSKALQHVVYVEHVIVRVIITHSRRGDLSITLTSPSGTVSQLLANRPLDDSAEGFQNWEFMTAHCWGEQAAGEWTLKILDTPSEKRDSTELGVLKTWSLVIYGTAEQPYLVHRERARSAEIPVDGDLAEEYNGPCDPECSDDGCEGPGPQQCVTCLHFFLKFKNNTRLCVSECPKGFWGDRRRCKRCYSSCESCTGSRSDQCTSCQPGRYLTEGTNTCTAVCGDNYYLDHDANMCRKCSENCLKCTSYSICTECKPDTSLYGNRCQRSCAAGFYHDAQDGDCKPCHKACATCAGAGVEACNRCAEGYLMEEWRCVSSCSAGFYATEPNPEIADRHRICRRCDASCLTCVGPSRGNCSSCSSGHSLQEGVCVVNTVCTDGEYQDSNGKCHACDATCLKCTGPQSEDCISCVSSRALDDGRCVLACAKGKYQSGGQCHLCDHTCATCVDAGPANCTSCDTDKFGVERYLFKGLCLDACPEAFYHTKDRSCEPCSDHCQLCTSPNHCLQCNSSYYISDGGCVKLECGEGEVEDPDYDDCMACEEGCRKCVLYNPRHCLSCTEGFYNFQDGCYKNCPAKTYAVEEEMSCVPCDDDCVSCDVHECYWCETDLFLSEGRCVSVCPDGFYGDEDTNDCEECHSDCVTCSGPEDNDCLSCEEGKTLENGECVSDHEACPIKTFRSDDGACEDCHLSCESCFGEDKNQCATCAKGRFLTAQQTCVSKCPAGFFAGRLSGLCEACPPGCLQCVDAQRCSRCQSNRRAQFFLQDGQCVQECVRGYPVGQVCRSCAPGCASCGRNATHCLNCEESLLLHKHQCVEECPPAHTVRDGECHRCPMACQECNPLGKCTGCEEYHFLLEGLCVLDCPEGFFEDKEQGECLRCHPDCALCDGPNSNDCDACMDRGATLHNGACLPACPSHTYRDHMTGDCKDCDASCLMCFGPHAGSCTSCQEGQRLDSHNHCVPSDSKCSIHQYTDQDGECHPCHKYCHRCSGPGKTHCLSCNQRHLLLNGTCVDECPTGYYEDDSGQKCEPCHAACQSCAGKHSHECLTCKAHLFREGKECVETCQHSHYGNTASRKCEKCDPSCGECSGGGDDGCLNCGAGLIFLRKEGRCLPSCPQGYHHDAVHKTCEPCHATCRTCSGQLSHSCDSCFPGYLLFDGKCESMCDVGQHPIIEGSDHSCADCDSSCLECWGPGPSNCTECPPQAILEAGGRCLLCCRHGKEEEEEEVTTQQQDCCNCTETRGECILSTNLAFRNEGEEEATGNLTVFIIACILLVLALVSIVFLIRHSRSKHPQSDLPPRGYEKLGSGGVFGGGSRHGGYSSASSASHSGRAGSSGGRFQESQLVDIGERRSGVKDDDDDDEDDEDIVYMGQDGTVYRKFRYGQLGDDNEDELEYDDESYAFR, from the exons ATGAGGCGTTTTTTGACTCTGTGGATGGGAACTCTGCTGCAGTTTTGCCATGCAACAATTTACACCAACGACTGGGCTGTAAAAATAGGAGGAGACCTTGAGTCTGTGGACAGGATAGCAGAGAAATATGGATTTACCAATATGGGTCAG ATTGGAGACCTGAAGAGTTATTACAGTTTTCGGCACCGGGAGACAGCAAATCGGTCTGCTGTGTGCAACAAAGGAGTGACTGTTCGCGTCGCCAAGGAGACCAAG GTGGAGTGGCTAGAGCAGCAGGTGATCCACACAAGAACCAAGAGAGCCTCCGGAGTCACCAAACACCTTCTCACCACCCATCCCCGTCGCCAGCCCAGCCACACCCAGACACTGTACTTCAACGACCCAGCGTGGAACAGCCTGTGGTACATC CACTGCAGTGATGAGACCAATGGCTGCCAGTCTCACATGAACATTGCGGGGGCCTGGAGGAGAGGGTACACTGGGAAGGGTGTGGTGGTGTCTGTCCTAGATGATGGCATTGAGAGAGAGCATCCGGATCTGAAGCCAAATTAT GATCGTCTTGCCAGCTATGATATGAACGGACAAGACCCAGATCCTTCTGTGAATTCTTCCAACAATGCTGCTAACTA CCATGGGACTTTGTGTGCAGGGATGGTTGCTGCTGCTGCGAATAACTCTCTCTGCACAGTTGGAGTCTCTTTCCATGCACGGATAGGCG GCATCCGGATGCTGGATGGAGACGTGACAGACATCGTGGAAGCAGAATCACTGAGCTTCAGGCCACAATATATCGATGTTTACTTAGCTGGGTGGGGGCCTCAGGATGACGGGGCCACTCTCGAAGGACCTGGGCTTCTGACTCGTCTTGTTTTACGAAACGGCATTCAAACA GGCCGTCATGGCAGGGGCTCTATTTTCGTTTGGGCATCAGGGAACGGAGGGCGAAGCGGTGACCACTGTTCCTGTGATGGCTACAGCAGCAGTATCTACACTATCTCTATCAGCAGCAGCACCCAGCATGGAAGCCAGCCAGATTACCTGGAGCGGTGCTCTTCCACGCTGGCAGCAGCTTACAGCGGTggggagacagaggagatgGTGA GTAACCTTGGTCCACAGCAGAGCTGTAGCAGGGTTCGGTCAGGGacttccctctcctcctccattgCTGCTGGTGTCATTGCTCTCACTTTGGAAGCCAA TTCCTTGCTAACCTGGAGGGATGTGCAGCACATTATTGTCCGAACATCGAAAGCTCATCGTCTCACTGCTCCTGACTGGCATGTTAATGGGGCCGGATTTAAAG TGAGCCACCTGTATGGCTTTGGCCTGCTGGATGCTGAGAGCATGGTGAAGGAGGCTGAGCGTTGGAAGCAAGTCCCCTCACAGCATGAGTGTGTGGAGGAGGCTGCCATCCAGCTGAGCAG AATTATTCATCCAGGCTCAGTGCTGACGTCTGTGTATGAGACTACAGGCTGTTCCAGTAAGGCCCTGCAGCATGTTGTTTATGTGGAGCACGTCATTGTACGTGTTATCATCACTCACAGTCGTCGCGGCGACCTTTCCATTACGCTCACATCACCTTCAGGCACCGTGTCGCAGCTGCTAGCTAACAG GCCTCTTGACGACTCTGCTGAGGGATTTCAGAACTGGGAATTCATGACAGCTCACTGCTGGGGGGAGCAGGCCGCAGGGGAATGGACTTTAAAAATCCTGGATACTCCTTCTGAGAAGAGAGACAGCACAGAACTAG GGGTGCTGAAGACATGGTCCCTGGTGATTTATGGCACCGCAGAGCAGCCATATCTCGTGCATCGTGAGCGAGCCCGATCAGCTGAGATTCCCGTGGATGGTGATCTCGCTGAAGAATACAACG GACCCTGTGACCCAGAATGCAGTGACGATGGTTGTGAGGGGCCGGGCCCGCAGCAGTGTGTCACATGCTTGCACTTTTTTCTCAAGTTCAAGAACAACACAAG GCTGTGTGTATCAGAGTGTCCCAAGGGATTCTGGGGCGATCGCCGGCGTTGCAAAAGGTGCTACTCCTCCTGTGAGAGCTGCACTGGAAGTCGCAGTGACCAGTGCACCTCCTGTCAACCTGGACGTTACCTGACCGAGGGCACCAATACCTGCACAGCCGTCTGCGGAGATAATTACTACCTCGACCACG ATGCAAATATGTGCAGAAAATGTAGTGAAAACTGCTTGAAGTGCACCTCCTACAGCATCTGCACAGAATGCAAACCAGACACAAG CCTGTATGGGAACCGGTGCCAACGGAGCTGCGCAGCCGGATTTTACCATGACGCGCAGGACGGTGACTGCAAGCCCTGTCACAAGGCCTGTGCTACCTGTGCAG GTGCAGGTGTTGAGGCGTGTAACCGCTGTGCAGAGGGCTACTTGATGGAGGAGTGGAGGTGCGTGTCCTCCTGCAGTGCTGGCTTCTATGCCACAGAGCCAAACCCAGAGATAGCTGATAGGCACAGGATATGTAGGAG GTGTGACGCCAGctgtctcacctgtgtgggGCCGAGTCGGGGGAACTGCAGCAGCTGTTCCAGCGGTCACAGCCTGCAGGAGGGAGTGTGTGTTGTTAACACTGTGTGCACAGACG GAGAGTACCAGGACAGTAACGGGAAGTGCCACGCGTGTGATGCAACGTGTCTGAAGTGCACAGGGCCGCAAAGCGAAGACTGCATCAGCTGTGTTTCTTCACG GGCTCTGGATGACGGCCGCTGCGTGCTGGCCTGTGCCAAGGGGAAGTACCAGTCTGGTGGCCAGTGTCACCTGTGTGACCACACCTGTGCCACATGTGTGGATGCTGGACCTGCCAACTGTACTAGCTGTGACACTG ATAAGTTTGGAGTGGAGCGGTACCTTTTTAAAGGCCTGTGTCTGGACGCCTGTCCTGAGGCCTTCTACCACACCAAGGACAGGAGCTGTGAGCCCTGCTCGGACCACTGCCAGCTCTGCACAAGCCCCAACCACTGCCTCCAGTGCAACTCCTCGTACTACATCTCTGATggaggctgtgtgaagctggaGTGTGGGGAAG GGGAAGTGGAGGATCCAGACTATGACGACTGCATGGCCTGTGAGGAGGGCTGCAGAAAGTGTGTCTTGT ATAACCCCAGGCATTGCCTGTCCTGCACTGAGGGCTTTTACAA TTTTCAGGATGGCTGCTACAAAAACTGCCCAGCTAAGACCTACGCCGTGGAAGAGGAGATGAGCTGCGTTCCATGTGATGACGACTGTGTGAGCTGTGATGTACATGAGTGCTACTGGTGTGAGACCGACCTCTTCTTATCAG AGGGGAGGTGTGTCTCAGTGTGCCCTGACGGTTTCTATGGCGATGAAGACACCAACGACTGTGAGGAGTGTCACTCGGACTGTGTGACATGTAGCGGCCCGGAGGACAATGACTGTCTGTCGTGTGAGGAGGGGAAGACGCTTGAAAACGGAGAGTGTGTGTCTGACCACGAGGCCTGTCCCATTAAGACCTTTCGCAGCG ATGATGGCGCTTGTGAGGACTGCCACCTATCCTGTGAGTCCTGCTTTGGAGAGGACAAGAACCAGTGTGCAACATGTGCAAAAG GGCGTTTTCTAACCGCACAGCAAACATGTGTATCCAAGTGTCCGGCGGGCTTCTTTGCCGGTCGACTGAGCGGTTTGTGTGAAGCGTGCCCTCCGGGCTGTTTGCAGTGTGTGGACGCCCAGCGCTGCAGCCGCTGTCAGAGCAATCGCAGAGCTCAGTTTTTCCTGCAGGATGGACAGTGTGTTCAAGAGTGTGTCAG GGGTTATCCTGTGGGCCAAGTGTGTCGTAGCTGTGCTCCCGGCTGTGCGTCCTGTGGGAGAAACGCCACCCACTGCCTCAACTGTGAAGAATCTCTCCTCCTCCACAAGCACCAGTGTGTGGAGGAGTGTCCTCCAGCGCACACTGTCCGGGACGGGGAGTGCCATCGTTGCCCCATGGCCTGTCAGGAGTGCAACCCACTTGGGAAGTGCACAG GCTGTGAGGAGTATCACTTTCTCCTGGAGGGCCTGTGCGTGCTCGACTGTCCTGAGGGGTTCTTTGAGGACAAAGAACAAGGGGAGTGTTTGCGTTGCCACCCCGACTGTGCTTTGTGCGATGGGCCGAACAGCAATGACTGTGATGCCTGTATGGACCGTGGAGCCACCCTGCACAATGGGGCATGTCTGCCAGCCTGCCCCTCCCACACCTACCGGGACCATATGACAGGAGACTGCAAAG actgCGATGCATCGTGCCTCATGTGCTTTGGACCTCACGCTGGATCCTGCACCAGCTGCCAAGAGGGTCAGAGGCTGGACAGCCACAACCACTGTGTGCCGTCAGACAGCAAATGCTCGATTCACCAGTACACAGACCAGGACGGCGAATGCCATCCGTGTCACAAATACTGCCACAGGTGTTCAGGTCCTGGCAAAACCCACTGCCTGAGCTGCAACCAGAGACATCTCCTGCTCA ATGGCACCTGCGTGGATGAATGCCCAACAGGCTACTATGAGGACGACTCGGGGCAGAAATGTGAACCCTGCCACGCCGCCTGTCAGTCCTGTGCTGGAAAGCACAGTCACGAGTGTCTCACCTGCAAAGCCCACCTATTTCGGGAAGGCAAAGAGTGTGTGGAGACCTGCCAGCACAG TCACTATGGAAACACGGCCTCAAGGAAGTGTGAGAAGTGTGACCCGAGTTGCGGTGAGTGTAGCGGGGGCGGCGACGACGGCTGCCTGAACTGCGGTGCGGGCCTCATCTTCTTGCGGAAAGAAGGCCGCTGCCTCCCCTCGTGCCCTCAGGGATACCATCACGACGCCGTGCACAAGACCTGCGAGCCGTGCCACGCCACCTGCAGAACGTGCTCAG GACAATTATCCCACTCCTGTGACTCCTGCTTCCCTGGATACCTGCTGTTTGATGGCAAGTGTGAGTCCATGTGCGATGTCGGCCAGCATCCCATAATAGAG GGTTCAGACCACTCCTGTGCAGACTGTGACAGTTCCTGTCTGGAGTGTTGGGGCCCCGGACCGTCCAACTGCACCGAGTGTCCTCCTCAGGCCATCTTAGAAGCTGGAGGGCGCTGTCTGCTCTGTTGCCGCCAtgggaaggaagaggaggaggaggaggtcacgacacagcagcaggactgtTGTAACTGCACCGAGACTCGTG GAGAGTGCATCCTCAGCACCAACTTGGCGTTCAGGAATGAGGGGGAAGAGGAGGCCACAGGGAACCTCACCGTCTTCATCATCGCTTGCATCCTCCTGGTGCTGGCACTCGTGTCCATCGTCTTCCTCATCAGACACTCCCGGTCCAAGCACCCTCAGTCGGACCTTCCTCCTCGCGGCTACGAGAAGTTGGGCTCCGGCGGCGTGTTTGGAGGCGGCAGCAGACACGGCGGCTACAGCTCTGCTTCTTCTGCGTCTCACAGTGGCCGAGCCGGCTCCTCTGGCGGTCGTTTCCAGGAGTCTCAGCTGGTTGACATCGGCGAGCGTCGCTCAGGGGTTAAGGATGATGACGACGATGATGAAGACGACGAGGACATTGTCTACATGGGCCAGGACGGCACTGTGTACAGGAAGTTCCGGTACGGACAGCTGGGAGACGACAACGAGGACGAGCTGGAGTACGACGATGAGAGCTACGCGTTCCGGTGA